From Apium graveolens cultivar Ventura chromosome 9, ASM990537v1, whole genome shotgun sequence, the proteins below share one genomic window:
- the LOC141683093 gene encoding pentatricopeptide repeat-containing protein At4g37170-like produces MAAKRIKVSSCAKTHHLPISTNQITPKTFLNFDSHVKHLCNDNKFSEAINILCQNKRLSEAIQLLNRIDRPAPAIYSALLQHCLQQKALSLGKKVHDHVENNVGFKAGIILNNRILELYYKYGCIVDARKVFDEMTQKNVFSWNIMVSGYAKAGDLRRARGVFDAMPERDFCSWTAVISGYVKAGDLKEARGVFDAMSERDVCTWNVMVAGYAQAGDLRMARGVFDAMPERDCYSWNAMISGYVKAGDLKEARGVFDKMTERDVCAWNIMVSGYAQAGDLRGARGVFDEMPERDYISWTAMISGYARHDQPGEALELFRAMEKNGDLGRNQVVVLSALTACTAMRCLRAGKEIHGRIVRMGLGSDEQEVWNSLLNMYGKCGSIDDARRIFDKSLKRDVVSWTMMIHRYFEDGRWEEGFNLFVQLLGSGIRPNEFTFSGVLNACVNQSAEFLGRQVHGHMIRIRPYDLKSSAANPLVHMYSRLGNVENAYKIFKGIPQPDLLSWTSLINGYAQNGQPHEALQLFELLLKSGNKPDDIIFTGVLSACTHAGLVDKGLEYFHSIKEKHGLEYTQHHYGCVIDLLGRSGRFKEAEDFIISMPMKPDKFHWGSLLNGCRIHRNIELAKRSAEALFQIEPDNPATYVTLASSYATAGEWDEVAKVTKLMNDKGIVMKPGLSWTEIKGKVHTFMAGDTSHPYTTEIYDYLSELLSRMKEEGCKPETDYVLHDVEEEQKEQNISYHSEKLAVAFGIIATPRGTTIKIFKNIRTCVDCHTSFKYISKIVERKIIVRDSTRFHCFEGGRCSCKDYW; encoded by the coding sequence ATGGCGGCAAAAAGAATAAAAGTTTCTTCATGCGCTAAAACTCATCATTTACCTATTTCTACTAATCAAATCACTCCCAAAACTTTCTTGAATTTTGATTCACATGTAAAACACTTATGCAATGACAATAAATTCTCAGAAGCCATTAACATTTTATGTCAAAACAAGCGCTTATCCGAAGCAATTCAGTTGCTTAACCGCATTGATCGACCCGCACCCGCAATCTATTCGGCTCTTTTACAGCATTGTCTGCAACAGAAAGCGCTTAGTTTGGGGAAGAAAGTGCATGATCATGTTGAAAACAATGTGGGTTTTAAAGCTGGGATCATTCTAAACAATCGAATTTTGGAATTGTATTATAAATATGGGTGTATTGTGGATGCACgcaaggtgtttgatgaaatgacGCAGAAAAATGTTTTTTCTTGGAATATAATGGTTTCTGGGTATGCGAAAGCGGGGGATTTAAGGCGGGCTAGAGGGGTGTTCGATGCAATGCCGGAGAGAGATTTTTGTTCGTGGACTGCTGTGATTTCCGGGTATGTGAAAGCGGGGGATTTAAAGGAGGCTAGAGGGGTGTTTGATGCAATGAGTGAGAGAGATGTTTGTACTTGGAATGTAATGGTTGCTGGGTATGCACAAGCGGGGGATTTAAGGATGGCTAGAGGGGTGTTTGATGCAATGCCGGAGAGAGATTGTTATTCGTGGAATGCAATGATTTCAGGGTATGTGAAAGCGGGAGATTTAAAGGAGGCTAGAGGGGTGTTTGATAAAATGACTGAGAGAGATGTTTGTGCTTGGAATATAATGGTTTCTGGGTATGCACAAGCGGGGGATTTAAGGGGAGCTAGAGGGGTGTTTGATGAGATGCCGGAACGAGATTATATCTCGTGGACTGCAATGATTTCGGGGTATGCGAGGCATGATCAGCCTGGTGAGGCTTTGGAGTTGTTTAGGGCGATGGAGAAGAATGGTGATTTGGGGAGGAATCAGGTTGTTGTTTTGAGTGCTCTTACAGCTTGTACTGCTATGAGATGTTTACGTGCTGGGAAGGAAATTCATGGGCGTATAGTGAGGATGGGTTTGGGTTCAGATGAACAAGAGGTTTGGAATTCATTGTTGAATATGTATGGGAAATGTGGGAGCATAGATGATGCTCGTCGTATATTTGATAAATCTTTAAAGAGAGATGTTGTTTCGTGGACGATGATGATTCATAGGTACTTTGAGGATGGAAGGTGGGAAGAGGGGTTTAACTTATTTGTGCAGTTGTTGGGTTCCGGGATAAGGCCAAATGAGTTTACTTTTTCAGGGGTTTTGAATGCTTGTGTGAATCAATCTGCGGAATTTCTGGGAAGACAAGTTCATGGCCATATGATTCGAATCAGGCCATATGACCTGAAATCGTCAGCAGCTAATCCGCTGGTCCACATGTATTCCAGGTTGGGTAACGTTGAGAATGCTTATAAGATTTTCAAAGGAATACCCCAGCCTGACTTGCTTTCGTGGACTTCTCTAATTAATGGATATGCTCAGAATGGTCAACCTCACGAAGCTCTTCAGTTATTTGAGTTGCTTCTCAAGTCTGGTAATAAACCTGATGATATTATTTTCACCGGAGTTCTCTCTGCTTGCACCCATGCTGGTCTCGTTGACAAAGGGCTGGAATATTTCCACTCTATAAAGGAGAAACATGGTCTAGAATACACACAACATCACTATGGTTgtgttattgatcttctgggtCGATCTGGTAGATTTAAGGAGGCCGAAGATTTCATTATAAGCATGCCTATGAAACCAGATAAGTTTCATTGGGGTTCGTTGCTTAATGGTTGCAGAATTCACAGAAATATAGAATTGGCAAAACGATCAGCTGAAGCCTTATTCCAGATTGAACCTGATAACCCCGCTACTTATGTTACTCTTGCAAGTAGTTATGCCACTGCCGGTGAATGGGATGAAGTTGCAAAAGTCACAAAGCTTATGAACGATAAAGGAATCGTCATGAAACCAGGTCTTAGTTGGACAGAGATTAAAGGAAAAGTCCACACTTTCATGGCGGGAGATACATCCCACCCGTATACTACGGAAATATACGACTATCTGTCAGAACTGTTGAGTAGAATGAAGGAAGAAGGTTGTAAGCCTGAGACAGACTATGTGCTGCATGATGTAGAAGAGGAACAAAAGGAGCAAAATATATCCTACCACAGTGAGAAGCTTGCAGTTGCATTTGGGATTATTGCGACTCCACGGGGAACcacaattaaaatatttaagAACATAAGAACCTGTGTTGACTGCCATACCTCGTTCAAATATATCTCCAAAATTGTTGAGAGAAAAATTATTGTTAGAGATTCAACTCGCTTCCATTGTTTTGAGGGAGGAAGGTGTTCTTGCAAAGACTATTGGTGA